A single window of Anaerolineae bacterium DNA harbors:
- a CDS encoding Carboxymuconolactone decarboxylase domain protein produces MSELPKPYRRFGEQYGEIYQAYERLGETIAQVSCLDTKTRELIKLGMAAASKSESAVQSHTHRALQAGATAQEVEHAILLGITTLGFPTTMAALTWAKEAIEDHLKK; encoded by the coding sequence ATGTCCGAGTTACCCAAACCTTACCGTCGCTTTGGGGAGCAATACGGAGAGATCTATCAGGCGTATGAACGCCTGGGAGAGACGATCGCTCAGGTCAGTTGTCTGGATACCAAGACCCGCGAGCTGATTAAGCTTGGCATGGCTGCAGCCAGCAAATCCGAAAGTGCCGTCCAGTCCCACACCCACCGCGCTTTGCAAGCTGGCGCAACGGCGCAAGAAGTCGAACATGCCATTTTGTTGGGCATTACCACGCTGGGATTTCCAACCACCATGGCTGCCCTGACCTGGGCAAAGGAGGCAATAGAGGATCACCTGAAGAAATAG
- a CDS encoding Molybdopterin oxidoreductase iron-sulfur binding subunit, protein MSEAQGASLLSKVASEVFAGVIAPALENAPLIQAAEDDVLAQEDVLVRMERELQRALQKTPAERRWVMVIDLRRCIGCHACTIACVAENKLPPGVVYRPVLTEEIGRYPHVTYRFLPKPCMQCENAPCTPVCPVHATYTNEEGVIVVDYDQCIGCRACISACPYASRTFDFGLNYTDHTVDRLAMLVGSTEAGKYETAGAAFEYGERRERKHEQSPIGNVRKCHFCLHRIKEGILPACTTTCIGRATFFGDANDPDSLVSELIAKPNVMRLKEELGTEPRVYYLV, encoded by the coding sequence ATGAGTGAAGCACAAGGAGCATCCCTGTTATCCAAAGTAGCTTCGGAAGTCTTTGCGGGGGTGATTGCGCCGGCTCTGGAAAACGCTCCGCTCATCCAGGCCGCCGAAGACGATGTTCTTGCCCAAGAAGACGTCCTGGTGCGCATGGAGCGCGAGCTACAACGCGCCTTGCAAAAGACGCCGGCTGAAAGGCGCTGGGTGATGGTGATCGATCTGCGCCGCTGCATCGGCTGCCATGCCTGTACCATCGCCTGCGTGGCAGAAAACAAACTCCCGCCGGGCGTGGTCTATCGCCCCGTTCTGACGGAGGAGATCGGCAGATATCCACACGTCACCTACCGCTTTTTGCCCAAGCCGTGTATGCAGTGCGAGAATGCCCCCTGTACACCGGTTTGTCCCGTCCATGCAACCTACACCAACGAAGAGGGCGTGATTGTGGTGGATTATGACCAGTGCATTGGCTGTCGGGCGTGTATCAGCGCCTGTCCCTATGCCTCGCGCACCTTTGACTTCGGCCTCAATTACACCGATCACACCGTCGATCGCTTAGCCATGCTGGTAGGCAGCACCGAAGCCGGCAAATATGAGACGGCTGGGGCGGCTTTTGAATACGGCGAACGGCGCGAGCGCAAACACGAACAATCGCCCATCGGCAACGTGCGCAAATGCCACTTCTGCCTGCATCGCATCAAAGAGGGTATCCTGCCGGCCTGCACCACCACCTGCATCGGCCGCGCCACCTTCTTCGGCGATGCCAACGACCCCGACTCGCTGGTCAGTGAACTGATCGCCAAACCGAATGTTATGCGTCTCAAAGAAGAACTCGGCACTGAGCCGCGCGTCTACTACCTTGTCTAG
- a CDS encoding Molybdopterin oxidoreductase membrane subunit: protein MIKKLAYLVGGLTLLFGLWGFYDRFAHGHENANYGSYVVWGLWVAMYLFFAGIAAGGFMIATLDLLFGIKVFKGTGRVALWGSLVCLVAALISIGLDNGHLFRVWKVYLQGNPFSLLFQMVWGYTLFGVISVIALLLATRQPNSPYLKPLMAVGLVFSFFISGAVGALLGVNAARPFWHVGLFPVQFPVFSLASGAAMLLTALGFFGKEDDENRPQQLWILSLISVVLLVVKFYFMWADYSQSMYGNVPMNVEAVRLILFGEYWWAFWILQILVGSLIPFIFLVQRKYATHNHWAGWMGILLLVGYAVARGLIIFPALTVPELEALVHAFSGPHLTFDYFPSLMEWAVTSGTIGIVILGFLIGSERLNLFSTSPKEA from the coding sequence ATGATCAAGAAACTCGCTTATCTGGTTGGAGGATTGACCCTGCTCTTTGGATTGTGGGGTTTTTACGATCGCTTTGCCCACGGGCACGAAAACGCCAACTATGGCTCGTATGTGGTTTGGGGGCTGTGGGTGGCAATGTATTTGTTCTTCGCCGGCATTGCTGCCGGAGGGTTTATGATCGCCACCCTGGATTTGCTCTTTGGCATCAAGGTTTTCAAAGGCACCGGGCGTGTTGCGCTGTGGGGGTCTCTGGTTTGTCTGGTGGCTGCCCTGATCTCGATTGGGCTGGATAACGGGCATCTCTTCCGGGTGTGGAAAGTGTATTTACAAGGCAATCCCTTCTCATTGCTTTTCCAGATGGTGTGGGGCTACACCCTGTTTGGCGTGATCAGCGTGATTGCCCTGCTGTTAGCCACCCGTCAACCGAACAGCCCCTACCTTAAGCCGTTGATGGCGGTGGGTCTGGTGTTCTCCTTCTTCATTTCCGGGGCAGTTGGAGCACTGTTAGGGGTCAACGCCGCGCGGCCTTTCTGGCATGTGGGTCTCTTTCCGGTGCAGTTCCCTGTCTTTTCATTGGCTTCCGGAGCAGCCATGCTCCTTACGGCATTAGGTTTCTTTGGAAAAGAAGACGACGAAAACCGCCCTCAACAGCTCTGGATTTTGAGCCTGATCAGCGTCGTCTTGCTGGTGGTTAAGTTCTACTTCATGTGGGCGGACTATTCGCAAAGTATGTATGGCAATGTGCCGATGAATGTGGAAGCGGTGCGCCTGATTTTGTTTGGAGAATACTGGTGGGCGTTTTGGATTTTGCAAATTTTGGTCGGCTCGTTGATCCCCTTCATTTTTCTGGTTCAGCGCAAGTATGCCACCCACAATCACTGGGCGGGCTGGATGGGCATCCTCCTGCTGGTCGGCTATGCGGTGGCCCGCGGTTTGATCATCTTCCCTGCTTTGACTGTGCCTGAACTGGAAGCCCTGGTGCATGCCTTTAGCGGCCCGCATCTGACTTTCGATTATTTCCCCAGCCTGATGGAATGGGCAGTAACCAGCGGCACCATCGGCATTGTCATACTCGGCTTTTTGATCGGTAGCGAAAGACTCAACCTTTTCTCCACATCTCCCAAGGAGGCGTGA
- a CDS encoding Formylmethanofuran dehydrogenase subunit E, with the protein MDIDTFLQWSASHHSHLCPRQVLGVRMGLAGLQALGLSAPPPPKRLLVISETDGCFCDGLIAVTACSVGHRNLRIADYGKVAATFVDLESELAVRIAPQNDIRQKAWRYAAQEQKAYFAQLVGYRHMPDEELFNFQIVQLQPSAKKLLSRPAVRVNCAACGEEIINEREVVVGDQALCKTCAGQGYYVRAEPLLFPSLSATPLFSPAEKEWALKEV; encoded by the coding sequence ATGGATATCGACACGTTTCTACAATGGAGTGCATCCCACCACAGTCATCTCTGTCCGCGCCAGGTGCTGGGGGTGCGCATGGGCCTGGCGGGCTTGCAGGCTTTGGGGCTCAGCGCCCCACCGCCGCCCAAACGCTTGCTGGTCATCAGCGAGACCGACGGCTGTTTTTGTGATGGGTTGATTGCCGTCACCGCCTGCAGCGTGGGGCATCGCAATTTGCGCATTGCCGATTACGGCAAGGTGGCAGCCACCTTTGTGGACCTGGAAAGCGAGCTCGCCGTTCGGATCGCCCCGCAAAACGATATCCGCCAGAAAGCCTGGCGCTACGCCGCGCAGGAGCAGAAAGCGTATTTTGCGCAACTGGTTGGTTATCGCCACATGCCAGACGAGGAACTGTTCAACTTTCAGATCGTTCAACTGCAGCCATCCGCCAAAAAGCTGCTCAGCCGACCCGCAGTGCGGGTGAATTGTGCAGCCTGTGGCGAAGAAATCATCAATGAAAGAGAAGTGGTGGTGGGGGATCAGGCGCTTTGTAAGACCTGCGCCGGTCAGGGGTACTATGTCAGGGCAGAGCCATTGCTGTTCCCCTCTCTCTCTGCTACACCGCTGTTCTCACCTGCCGAAAAGGAATGGGCACTCAAAGAAGTCTGA
- a CDS encoding two-component response regulator encodes MKSKTTILLADDHAVLRAGLRLLLSQEAHLEVIGEAESGLETLRLAEELQPDLILLDISMPGLNGLEAISLLRKRVPQTRILILTMHDDVHYLRQALQNGASGYVLKKAADVELLSAIQAVMQGEIYVHSSMTRSLLEDILPVAQSTPPEQWDLLSEREKEVLRLVAYGYTSQEIADQLGLSAKTIETYRARGMEKLGLSSRAALVRFALSKGLISAE; translated from the coding sequence ATGAAGTCGAAAACTACGATTTTGCTCGCGGATGATCACGCCGTCCTGAGGGCTGGCTTACGCCTCTTGCTTTCTCAAGAGGCGCATCTCGAAGTGATCGGGGAAGCCGAGAGCGGTCTGGAAACCCTGCGTCTGGCAGAAGAACTCCAACCCGATCTGATCCTGCTCGACATCAGCATGCCCGGCTTGAATGGGTTGGAAGCAATCAGTTTGCTGCGCAAGCGCGTCCCCCAAACGCGCATTTTGATTCTCACCATGCACGATGACGTCCACTATCTACGCCAGGCCCTGCAAAACGGGGCGAGCGGCTACGTCTTGAAAAAGGCGGCAGATGTGGAACTGCTCTCTGCCATCCAGGCTGTCATGCAAGGGGAAATTTATGTCCATTCTTCGATGACGCGCAGTTTGCTGGAAGATATCCTGCCCGTTGCCCAATCTACGCCACCCGAACAGTGGGATTTGCTCAGCGAGCGCGAGAAAGAGGTTTTACGCCTGGTGGCTTACGGATATACGTCGCAAGAGATCGCCGATCAGTTGGGGTTGAGCGCCAAGACAATTGAAACTTATCGGGCGCGCGGCATGGAGAAACTGGGCTTGAGCAGCCGGGCGGCTCTGGTTCGTTTTGCCCTGAGCAAAGGGTTGATCTCCGCCGAGTAA
- a CDS encoding Transcriptional regulator, PadR family: MDDRLLLLGILRQSEMHGYQLYDFIERNLTACTNLKKPSAYFLLSKMEAEGLINVIETRSGNRPPRKVYRLTAEGERVFWQLLEENLSRYTPTVFPGDIGLAFLDQLPSEQAISLLQKRREAMQAHLEQLEAVPPHRGSASLLIHHQIHHLRSELAWLESLIAKGLNPAHPAAGEGSIWQQPESKA, translated from the coding sequence ATGGACGATCGATTGCTTTTACTCGGTATCCTCAGGCAGAGCGAGATGCACGGTTACCAGCTTTATGATTTCATCGAGCGCAATCTGACTGCCTGTACGAACTTAAAGAAGCCTTCGGCTTACTTTCTTTTGAGCAAAATGGAAGCAGAAGGTCTGATCAACGTGATCGAAACCCGCTCGGGTAACCGCCCACCCCGCAAAGTGTATCGCCTCACCGCCGAGGGAGAGCGGGTATTCTGGCAGCTTTTAGAAGAAAATTTATCCCGCTACACGCCTACCGTATTCCCGGGCGATATTGGCCTGGCTTTTTTAGATCAACTACCCTCTGAGCAGGCAATTTCCCTGTTGCAAAAGCGGCGCGAAGCCATGCAGGCCCACCTGGAGCAACTGGAAGCCGTTCCACCTCATCGTGGCAGCGCCTCGCTGTTGATTCATCATCAGATCCATCATCTGCGCAGCGAGTTAGCCTGGCTGGAGTCTCTCATCGCCAAAGGTCTAAACCCTGCGCATCCCGCTGCAGGTGAAGGAAGCATCTGGCAACAGCCAGAAAGCAAAGCTTAG
- a CDS encoding Tetrathionate reductase subunit A codes for MTNVKPQQTKASLSRRDFLKLSGIAGGTLAVLGNLPEGRAAILKALNPGENAEFFEAKPENQIYTVCLQCNTGCGIKVKLYEGIAAKIDGNPYSPWTLWPHIPYQTPVKEAATTEGGLCPKGQSGIQSVYDPYRLVSVLKRKPGTKRGEGQWITISFEQAIEEIVNGGDLFGEGKVEGLKDLYAIRDPELIKQMGDAVKAIWDEKDAEKKKELVKKFQEDFKDHLDKLIDPEHPDLGPKNNQLAFVWGRMKSGRGDLVKRFFEQGFGTLNYNGHTTVCQGSLYFTGKQMSSRWNPQTGQFDSGDKFYWQADTGNSEFVIYAGANLYDANYGPPQRVPKATQAIVDGRKFAVIDPRLSKLAARAWKWVPIKVGTDAAFALGMIRWIFENERYNRAYLAIANLAAANAAGEPNYSNAAWLVKIKDGKPTTFLRASEIGLVKAQQEVNAEGKEVTVYVAKDGTKFTCDVPVILVEGKPFAFDPVDPEAAPAVGEVLVDTQIGEFAVKSSLQILKEEAEKHTIAEWAEICGVKEQDIILLAHEFTSYGRKAVIDIHRGPSQHTNGFYNNNAYYALNLLIGNFDYAGGTIKGTTYNRLGEKAGQPFPVDKMIQNALKPFGIDILRTKVAYEKTTLFNKENPYPTKRPWFPIASDVYQEDVPSMGDAYPYQIKVFIQYMNGMAYSLPAAQTVIDILADPKKIPLIIASDIYVGETSAYADYIFPDLSYLERWEFHGTHPSVPWKVENVRQPAISLPNWPTVKVFGEEIPLSFEALLLGIAEKLNLAGFGKDAFGEGLPFIYPEDYYMKMVANIAFGEKEDGSDAVPEADEEELRIFREARRFLPPSFYDEKRWKAAIGNDESLWRRVVYVLNRGGRYQDFAKAYKGDQVANKYGRLINLYHEKTYKSINTMTGEHMFGCATYIPAGLDYADQPIKDDGYDLHLITYKTITMTKSRTISNYWLLAVMGEGYVVINSEDARKRGIKHGDLVRLSSASNPEGIWDVKDGRKIPVVGKAYVTEGIRPGVVAFPLGFGHWAAGSSDIFIDGQLVKGDSRRAVPLHANVVMRADPVTKNVTLSDLVGGSAVFYDTQVKVEKA; via the coding sequence ATGACCAACGTTAAACCTCAACAGACAAAAGCCTCGCTCTCACGGCGAGATTTTCTCAAGCTCAGCGGAATTGCCGGCGGCACCCTGGCGGTGCTGGGTAATCTTCCCGAAGGCCGGGCGGCAATCTTGAAGGCACTCAACCCGGGAGAAAATGCCGAATTTTTCGAGGCAAAGCCCGAAAACCAGATTTACACCGTCTGCCTGCAGTGCAACACGGGTTGCGGAATCAAGGTCAAACTTTACGAGGGCATCGCAGCCAAGATTGACGGTAACCCCTATAGCCCGTGGACTCTCTGGCCGCACATCCCTTACCAGACGCCCGTCAAAGAGGCAGCCACCACCGAAGGTGGACTGTGCCCGAAGGGTCAGTCTGGGATCCAGTCAGTTTACGATCCCTACCGCCTGGTCAGTGTATTGAAGCGCAAGCCCGGCACCAAACGCGGCGAAGGGCAATGGATTACGATTTCCTTCGAGCAAGCCATTGAGGAAATCGTCAACGGCGGCGATCTCTTTGGCGAGGGCAAAGTGGAGGGGTTGAAGGACCTCTACGCCATTCGTGACCCCGAGTTGATCAAACAGATGGGCGACGCCGTCAAAGCGATTTGGGATGAAAAAGACGCCGAGAAGAAAAAAGAACTGGTCAAGAAGTTTCAGGAAGATTTCAAAGATCATCTGGATAAATTGATTGACCCCGAGCATCCAGACCTGGGTCCGAAAAACAACCAGCTTGCCTTTGTATGGGGCAGAATGAAGAGTGGGCGCGGCGATCTGGTCAAGCGCTTCTTCGAGCAGGGCTTTGGCACATTGAATTACAACGGGCATACCACCGTCTGCCAGGGTTCGCTCTACTTCACCGGCAAACAGATGAGTTCCCGCTGGAATCCGCAGACCGGGCAATTCGATAGCGGCGATAAATTCTACTGGCAGGCAGATACCGGCAACAGCGAGTTTGTCATTTACGCCGGCGCCAACCTCTACGATGCCAACTACGGGCCGCCCCAGCGCGTGCCAAAAGCCACGCAAGCCATTGTCGATGGGCGCAAATTTGCCGTGATTGACCCGCGCCTCTCCAAACTGGCTGCCCGCGCCTGGAAGTGGGTGCCGATCAAGGTCGGCACGGATGCTGCCTTTGCGCTGGGCATGATCCGCTGGATCTTCGAGAACGAACGCTATAACCGCGCTTACCTTGCCATCGCCAACCTGGCAGCCGCCAATGCAGCCGGCGAGCCCAACTATTCCAACGCCGCCTGGCTGGTCAAGATCAAGGATGGCAAACCCACCACCTTCCTGCGCGCCAGCGAGATCGGTCTGGTGAAAGCCCAGCAGGAAGTCAACGCCGAAGGCAAGGAAGTGACGGTTTACGTCGCCAAAGATGGCACGAAGTTCACCTGCGATGTCCCCGTTATCCTGGTGGAGGGTAAGCCATTTGCCTTCGACCCGGTGGATCCCGAAGCGGCCCCGGCGGTTGGCGAGGTGTTGGTCGATACCCAAATCGGCGAGTTTGCCGTCAAATCCAGCCTGCAAATCCTGAAAGAAGAAGCCGAAAAGCACACCATCGCCGAATGGGCTGAGATTTGCGGCGTCAAGGAACAGGACATCATCCTGCTTGCCCATGAGTTTACCTCGTATGGACGGAAAGCGGTCATCGACATCCACCGCGGGCCTTCTCAACACACCAACGGTTTTTACAACAACAACGCCTACTATGCCCTCAACCTCCTGATCGGCAACTTCGATTATGCTGGTGGGACGATCAAAGGCACCACCTACAACCGCCTGGGTGAAAAAGCGGGGCAACCCTTCCCGGTGGATAAGATGATCCAGAACGCGCTGAAACCCTTTGGAATCGATATCTTGCGCACAAAGGTTGCCTACGAAAAAACCACCCTGTTCAACAAGGAAAATCCCTATCCGACCAAACGCCCGTGGTTCCCCATTGCGTCTGATGTCTATCAGGAGGATGTCCCTTCGATGGGGGATGCCTATCCTTATCAAATCAAGGTTTTTATCCAATACATGAACGGTATGGCTTACAGTTTGCCGGCTGCTCAAACGGTGATTGACATCCTGGCAGACCCCAAGAAGATCCCCCTGATCATCGCCAGCGATATCTATGTTGGGGAGACTTCTGCCTACGCCGATTACATCTTCCCCGATCTCTCCTACCTGGAGCGTTGGGAGTTTCACGGTACCCATCCGTCGGTGCCATGGAAAGTCGAAAACGTCCGCCAGCCGGCGATCAGCCTGCCCAACTGGCCAACCGTAAAGGTATTCGGTGAAGAAATCCCTCTGAGCTTTGAGGCCCTCCTGTTGGGGATCGCCGAAAAGCTGAACCTGGCGGGCTTTGGCAAAGATGCTTTCGGGGAAGGGTTGCCGTTTATTTACCCTGAAGACTATTACATGAAAATGGTGGCAAACATCGCCTTTGGCGAAAAGGAAGATGGTTCGGATGCGGTCCCCGAGGCAGATGAAGAAGAATTGCGCATCTTCCGCGAAGCCAGACGCTTTTTACCCCCCTCCTTCTATGACGAGAAGCGCTGGAAAGCAGCCATTGGCAATGATGAGAGTCTGTGGCGGCGGGTGGTGTATGTCCTCAACCGCGGCGGGCGCTACCAGGACTTCGCCAAGGCCTACAAAGGCGATCAGGTGGCAAACAAATACGGACGCCTGATTAACCTCTACCACGAAAAGACGTATAAGTCGATCAACACTATGACCGGCGAACACATGTTTGGCTGCGCCACCTATATCCCGGCCGGGCTGGATTATGCCGATCAGCCGATCAAAGACGACGGGTACGACCTGCACCTGATCACCTATAAGACCATCACCATGACCAAATCGCGCACCATCTCCAATTACTGGCTTTTGGCGGTGATGGGCGAAGGATATGTGGTGATCAACAGCGAAGACGCCCGCAAACGCGGCATCAAGCACGGCGATCTGGTGCGTTTGAGCTCGGCAAGCAACCCCGAAGGCATCTGGGATGTCAAGGATGGACGGAAAATCCCGGTGGTTGGCAAAGCCTACGTAACTGAAGGCATTCGTCCGGGCGTAGTGGCTTTCCCGCTGGGCTTTGGTCACTGGGCAGCCGGATCGAGCGACATCTTTATTGACGGTCAACTGGTCAAAGGGGATAGCCGCCGCGCCGTACCCTTACACGCCAACGTGGTCATGCGCGCCGATCCGGTCACGAAAAATGTGACCCTGTCCGATCTGGTTGGCGGCTCGGCTGTGTTCTACGATACGCAGGTCAAAGTCGAAAAGGCGTAG
- a CDS encoding putative transport protein translates to MTTSTLSASSEVVSEKLNFKKILPIFVIVLIDLLGLTVIIPLMPLYATAFGASPLLIGVLGAAYPVMQFIGAPFLGRLSDRFGRKPVLMVSQLGTFIGFLILGFANSLWMLFLARILDGISGANISTAQAAISDSTTEKTRTQGLGLIGAAFGIGFILGPIIAFLSLAASGNNYHVPAFVAAAFSLISIFLTWFWFEETLPKELRHSSTQKPPFTLQAMLEAVRHPAVGFLLVLIFAQQIAFGGFEQLLALFTLNRLGLNASGNSIIFVFVGLIVVAVQGGLIGRWSRKYGERRLILAGLATLAIGLSLTAFTPRQPMPSYSKAALQAELQGSGTFRTHENPTTQNLAIEIPDDSQKGWFGLAWLLMAMIPAAVGGGILQPSINSLITQKARKDEVGGLLGISAAFLSGANAIAPLIGGMIFQSWGSTAPFLAFGLIMAILLGLAFFKVR, encoded by the coding sequence ATGACAACATCCACCCTGTCTGCGTCCTCTGAAGTGGTCAGCGAAAAGTTGAACTTCAAGAAAATCCTGCCCATTTTCGTGATTGTCCTAATCGATCTGCTGGGGTTAACCGTCATCATCCCGCTGATGCCGCTGTATGCCACCGCCTTTGGGGCTTCGCCCCTGCTCATCGGTGTTTTGGGCGCTGCTTATCCGGTCATGCAATTTATCGGCGCGCCGTTTCTTGGACGTCTCTCAGATCGCTTTGGACGAAAACCTGTCCTGATGGTCAGTCAATTGGGCACCTTTATCGGCTTCTTGATCCTTGGCTTCGCCAATTCCTTGTGGATGTTATTCCTGGCGCGCATTCTGGATGGCATCTCAGGCGCCAATATCTCCACCGCCCAGGCAGCGATCAGCGACAGCACTACCGAGAAGACGCGCACGCAGGGGTTGGGTCTGATCGGGGCTGCTTTTGGCATCGGCTTTATCCTCGGGCCGATTATTGCCTTTCTATCTCTGGCAGCCAGCGGCAACAATTATCATGTCCCCGCCTTTGTCGCGGCCGCTTTTTCCCTGATTTCCATTTTCTTGACCTGGTTCTGGTTTGAAGAGACCCTCCCCAAAGAACTGCGCCACTCGAGCACCCAAAAACCGCCCTTCACCCTGCAGGCCATGCTGGAAGCCGTGCGCCATCCGGCAGTAGGTTTCCTGCTGGTGTTAATCTTTGCCCAGCAAATTGCCTTTGGCGGCTTTGAGCAGCTTCTGGCGCTCTTTACCCTCAATCGCCTGGGCTTGAACGCTTCGGGCAATTCGATCATCTTTGTCTTTGTGGGCTTGATTGTGGTTGCTGTGCAGGGTGGCCTGATCGGTCGCTGGAGTCGCAAATATGGCGAGCGCCGCCTGATTTTAGCCGGTCTGGCGACCCTGGCGATCGGCCTCAGCTTAACGGCTTTCACCCCTCGCCAACCTATGCCCTCTTATTCAAAGGCAGCCCTGCAAGCGGAATTACAGGGCTCAGGCACCTTCCGCACCCATGAAAACCCGACCACCCAAAACCTTGCCATCGAAATCCCGGACGACAGCCAGAAAGGCTGGTTCGGGCTGGCATGGTTGCTAATGGCAATGATTCCGGCGGCGGTGGGAGGGGGTATCCTGCAACCCAGCATCAACAGCCTGATCACCCAAAAAGCACGCAAGGACGAAGTGGGCGGCTTGTTGGGCATCTCGGCTGCTTTTTTGAGCGGCGCCAATGCCATAGCTCCGCTGATCGGTGGGATGATCTTTCAGTCCTGGGGTTCAACTGCCCCCTTCCTGGCTTTCGGCTTGATTATGGCAATTCTGCTGGGGCTTGCTTTCTTCAAAGTTCGCTGA
- a CDS encoding Phosphonate ABC transporter phosphate-binding periplasmic component → MKKWTGLSVVWVLFWFLTACSSALSLPAASYVDLDQRVPLPTPVNSAVVPLRVAVAAVISPQGTVESYGRLLEALQTRLNRPVELVQRRTYLEINDLLEQGQVDVAFVCTSAYIAGHDKFGMELLVAPQVKGETVYYSLLLVPGESTANDIADLRGKVFAFTDPISLSGRMYPTYLVKQQGSSPEDFFGRIFFTYSHDQAILAVANKVADGAAVDSLVYEFFLARDATIGEKTRVIHRSPPFGIPPVVVNPALRPQLKLELQNFFLSLHQDPQGQAALQAIGVDRFIPIEDSAYQSVRDLLSDLQATR, encoded by the coding sequence ATGAAAAAGTGGACAGGTTTATCGGTAGTATGGGTACTTTTCTGGTTCCTTACGGCTTGTAGCAGCGCCCTTTCCCTCCCGGCAGCCAGTTATGTGGACCTCGATCAGCGTGTTCCGCTGCCAACCCCCGTGAACAGTGCCGTTGTCCCCTTGCGGGTGGCAGTGGCAGCGGTGATTTCACCACAAGGCACAGTGGAATCCTATGGGCGATTGTTGGAGGCTTTGCAAACTCGCCTGAACCGCCCGGTTGAACTGGTGCAACGCCGCACCTACCTGGAGATCAACGACCTGCTGGAACAGGGGCAGGTGGATGTCGCCTTTGTCTGCACCAGCGCTTACATTGCCGGACACGACAAGTTCGGCATGGAGTTACTGGTTGCGCCGCAGGTGAAAGGGGAGACGGTGTATTACTCCCTCCTGCTGGTGCCAGGCGAGAGCACCGCCAACGACATCGCCGATTTGCGCGGTAAGGTGTTTGCCTTCACCGATCCCATCTCGCTGAGCGGCAGGATGTATCCTACTTATCTGGTGAAGCAGCAGGGCAGTTCCCCGGAGGACTTTTTTGGGCGCATTTTCTTCACCTACAGCCATGACCAGGCGATTTTGGCGGTTGCCAACAAAGTTGCCGATGGCGCAGCAGTGGACAGCCTGGTGTATGAGTTCTTCCTGGCGCGCGATGCCACCATCGGCGAAAAGACGCGGGTCATCCATCGTTCGCCGCCCTTTGGCATCCCGCCGGTGGTGGTCAACCCCGCCTTGCGCCCGCAACTGAAGCTCGAACTGCAAAACTTCTTCTTATCCCTGCATCAAGACCCGCAGGGGCAGGCAGCCTTACAGGCAATTGGCGTCGATCGCTTTATCCCTATTGAAGATAGCGCCTATCAGAGTGTTCGGGATTTGCTGAGCGACCTTCAGGCAACTCGCTAG